GACGCTGTCGGAGAGGCCGGGATCCTTGCCGAACAGGCGCCGTGCCTCGCTCTCGCTGAAGCCGGCAAGCTCGGTCGCCTCGAGGTAAGCCGCGCCGCGATCGGCGGCCTTGATCGCCAGCGTAATCTCCTCCGGCAAGACCGGCGGCAGGCCGAAGCGGATGTGGATGGCGCCGAGCAGACGCTTCTCGACCGCCTTGTAGTTGCCGGCGAGCACGGCCTTGAACGGCGAGATCATGTCGCCGATGACATATTCGGGCGCATCATGCAGCAGCGCTGCGAGCCGCATGCGCTGGTCGGCGCGCGGCATCTCATGCCGCAGCACGGTCTCCACCAGCAGCGTGTGCTGCGCGACCGAGAAGATGTGCGCGCCTGTCGTCTGCCCGTTCCAGCGGGCGACGCGCGCCAGCCCATGCGCGATGTCGGCGATCTCGACGTCGAGCGGGGAGGGATCGAGCAGATCGAGCCGCCGCCCCGACAGCATGCGCTGCCAGGCGCGGGTGTCCACGCCGCCTGCCGTTTTCTTCGCGCTCATTTGACCTTGAGACGCGGCTTGCGCTGCGTCTTGCCGCAGCTGGCGTGGCAATGGCAATCGACCAGATGGTCGTTGACCATGCCGGTCGCCTCCATGAAGGCGTAGACGATGGTCGGGCCGACGAACTTGAAGCCGCGCGAGGACAGGTCCTTGGAGATCTGTGCTGACAAGGGTGTCGAGGCCGGAACACTCGCCGTGGTCTTGAAATGGTTGACCTTGGGCTTGCCGTCCATGAAGTCCCACAGCAGCTTCGAGAAGCCCGGGCCTTTCTCCATGATATCAAGATAGGACTTCGCGCTCAGGATCGCGCCGTCGATCTTGGCCTTGTTGCGCACGATGCCGGCGTCGTTCATCAGCGCGTGCACCTTCTTGTCGGTGTAGCGCGCGATCTTCTCCGGCTGGAAATCGTCGAAGGCCTTGCGGAAATTGTCGCGCTTGCGCAGGATCGTGATCCAGGACAGGCCGGCCTGGAAGCCGTCGAGGATCAGCTTTTCGTACAGCGCGCGGTCGTCATACTCCGGCACGCCCCATTCGGTGTCGTGATAGGCGACGTAGACCGGGTCATCGCCCGGCCATGGGCAGCGGGTCTTTCCGTCGGGATGCAGACGAGGGGCTCGGCTCATGCGATGGGCTGCTTCGCAGGAATACGGACGACTTCAGGTTCTGCCAGCTTCAACGCGAGACCGCCGGCGGTGAGCGGCTGGCCGGCATCGAGCGCCTCTGCGACTCGGTCGATGCGTACCAGGGCAATGCCCTTGCCGCGGGATGTCGAGCCGATGGTGCCGACCGGCTTTTCGCCGGCGAGAATGGTCGTGCCCGCTTCGGGGGAGGAGCCGTCGAGCAGTACCTTCACGCTGCGGGTGCGCGCGGTGCCGCGGTGCTGCATGCGCGAGACGACCTCCTGGCCGACATAGCAACCCTTGTCGAAATCGACGCCGGCAAGCCGGTCCATGTTGGTCTCGTGTGGAAACGCATCGCTGTACATGAAATCGAGCCCGCCGCGCGGCACGCCGAGCGCGATGCGGTGCGCTTCGTAGTCGGTCGCATCGACCAGCTCGGCGCCGATGAGGTCGGACAGCTTTTGCTTGAGATCCTCGGGGATCAGGATGCGAAAGCCGAGCGCATCATTGCGCGGGTCGGTGAAGGCAAGATCGGGCTGCGCCGCGGGCTGGCCGTCCCAGGCGGCGAGCACGCCGAGATCGTCGGAGAGGTTCTCCACCGTGACCTTGGCGCGCAGCTTGTAGAATTTCAGCTTGGTGGCGAGACTTTCGGCGAGCGCCTTCGGGCAGTCGATCAGGAACCCGCCGCCGTGCCCCGCGGGCGCTTCGGTGATCAGGAAATCCACCATGATCTTGCCCTGCGGCGTCAGCAGCGCGCCGAATCGCCCCAGACCCGGTTTCAGCCTGTCGAGGTCGGTCGTGACCAGGCCGTTGAGGAAGTTGCGCGCATCCTCGCCCGCGATCTTGACAACGCCCCGGTCGGGAAGAAACGCTGATTTCATGCGAAAATCTCTTGCGACATGTTGCTCCGGAACGTAAGCCCGCAAGGCATAAACGACAAGACCTCGAGCCCTGCGCTTGGGGATGAAAGAGGCCTTCAGCCATGACCCAGCGCTTTGATGTGATCCTCAAGGGCGGCACCGTCGTCAACCAGGACGGCGAGAATGTTCGCGATATCGGCATCGCCGGAGGCCGCATCGCCGAGCTGGGCCCGCTGTCGCAGACCTCGGCCGCGGAGGTCATCGACTGCAAGGGCCTGCATATCCTGCCCGGCGTGATGGACACGCAGGTGCATTTCCGCGAGCCCGGGCTGGAGCAGAAGGAAGATCTCGAAACCGGTTCGCGCAGCGCCGTGATGGGCGGCGTCACCGCGGTGTTCGAGATGCCGAACACCTCGCCGCTCACAGTGACGGAGGCCACCTTCACCGACAAGGTGAAGCGCGCCCATCACCGCATGCATTGCGATTTCGCCTTCTTCATCGGCGGCACCCGCGAGAACGTGCAGGATCTGCCGGTGCTCGAGCGCGCGCCGGGCTGTGCGGGCGTGAAGGTGTTCATCGGCTCCTCGACCGGTGCGCTGCTTGTGGAGGACGACGAAAGCCTGCGCCGCATCTTCCAGGTGATCCGCCGCCGCGCCGCATTCCATGCCGAGGACGAATACCGCCTCAA
The sequence above is drawn from the Bradyrhizobium amphicarpaeae genome and encodes:
- a CDS encoding YfbR-like 5'-deoxynucleotidase; this translates as MSAKKTAGGVDTRAWQRMLSGRRLDLLDPSPLDVEIADIAHGLARVARWNGQTTGAHIFSVAQHTLLVETVLRHEMPRADQRMRLAALLHDAPEYVIGDMISPFKAVLAGNYKAVEKRLLGAIHIRFGLPPVLPEEITLAIKAADRGAAYLEATELAGFSESEARRLFGKDPGLSDSVRRDYLTPWTAARAEKQFLERFGAVFA
- a CDS encoding DNA-3-methyladenine glycosylase I, whose amino-acid sequence is MSRAPRLHPDGKTRCPWPGDDPVYVAYHDTEWGVPEYDDRALYEKLILDGFQAGLSWITILRKRDNFRKAFDDFQPEKIARYTDKKVHALMNDAGIVRNKAKIDGAILSAKSYLDIMEKGPGFSKLLWDFMDGKPKVNHFKTTASVPASTPLSAQISKDLSSRGFKFVGPTIVYAFMEATGMVNDHLVDCHCHASCGKTQRKPRLKVK
- a CDS encoding YgfZ/GcvT domain-containing protein, whose amino-acid sequence is MKSAFLPDRGVVKIAGEDARNFLNGLVTTDLDRLKPGLGRFGALLTPQGKIMVDFLITEAPAGHGGGFLIDCPKALAESLATKLKFYKLRAKVTVENLSDDLGVLAAWDGQPAAQPDLAFTDPRNDALGFRILIPEDLKQKLSDLIGAELVDATDYEAHRIALGVPRGGLDFMYSDAFPHETNMDRLAGVDFDKGCYVGQEVVSRMQHRGTARTRSVKVLLDGSSPEAGTTILAGEKPVGTIGSTSRGKGIALVRIDRVAEALDAGQPLTAGGLALKLAEPEVVRIPAKQPIA